The Tenebrio molitor chromosome 5, icTenMoli1.1, whole genome shotgun sequence genome has a segment encoding these proteins:
- the bel gene encoding putative ATP-dependent RNA helicase Pl10, whose product MSNAPNQNGSGLEQQFAGLDLQSRASSGRYVPPHLRNKQSSSESGYDRDRGESRGGSGRSSYSRGGRDNRAGDFSSFNTRNRRDQNGETFERDNDWGRGGSAGGGGGGGGRFQERERDLPRNDRWQEPEKPRDGGGRWNENRSEGGGGGGSGGGGGGGGRWNDNRDRRNENDWTVPMPRDERVEHDLFGTGNTGINFSKYEDIPVEATGDKVPRHITSFEEVQLTEIIRNNISLARYDTPTPVQKYAIPIIVSKRDVMACAQTGSGKTAAFLVPILNQMYEHGPPNISHGRSRRKQYPLGLVLAPTRELATQIYDESKKFAYRSRVRPCVVYGGAHIGDQMRDLDRGCHLLVATPGRLLDMIDRGRIGLDYCRYLVLDEADRMLDMGFELQIRRIVEKETMPKTGERQTLMFSATFPSPIQMLARDFLDNYIFLAVGRVGSTSENITQKVVWVEEHDKRSFLLDLLNAADLTQPSAESLTLVFVETKKGADSLEEFLHMEGYPVTSIHGDRSQREREDALRQFRSGNTPILVATAVAARGLDIPHVKHVINFDLPSDIEEYVHRIGRTGRMGNLGLATSFFNDRNRNLASGMLDLLIESKQEFPSWLEGVAADGRMPSSGRRGGKSRYGSGGGSSFGGRDYRQQSGGMSRNQRSGGGYGNNGFGNTGGHYGGMDRGSNFGGNYNSNSNSNSRDDWWDN is encoded by the exons TTTGCTGGTCTGGACTTGCAGAGTCGCGCATCAAGCGGCCGTTACGTGCCCCCGCACTTGCGTAACAAACAGAGTTCATCCGAGAGTGGCTACGACAGAGACAGAGGCGAATCCAGAGGTGGCAGCGGAAGAAGCAGTTACAGCCGTGGCGGACGGGACAACCGCGCTGGCGACTTCTCCAGCTTCAACACCAG GAATCGACGCGACCAGAATGGCGAGACGTTCGAACGAGACAATGATTGGGGTAGAGGCGGTAGCGCcggcggtggcggcggcggcggtggcCGCTTTCAGGAAAGGGAGCGTGACCTGCCCCGTAATGATCGCTGGCAGGAACCGGAGAAGCCGCGCGACGGAGGCGGCCGTTGGAACGAGAACCGCAGCGAAGGAGGCGGAGGCGGCGGCAGTGGTggtggcggcggcggaggAGGACGTTGGAACGACAACAGGGACCGTCGCAACGAAAACGACTGGACCGTACCGATGCCGAGGGACGAAAGGGTGGAGCACGACCTCTTCGGTACGGGCAACACGGGCATCAATTTCAGCAAGTACGAAGATATACCTGTTGAAGCAACCGGGGACAAAGTCCCGCGCCACATTACATCT TTTGAGGAAGTACAGTTGACTGAGATCATCCGGAACAACATAAGCTTAGCACGTTATGATACTCCGACTCCAGTACAAAAATACGCAATTCCGATAATTGTGAGCAAGCGAGATGTGATGGCTTGCGCCCAGACAGGGTCTGGTAAGACTGCAGCGTTTCTAGTGcccattttgaatcaaatgtaCGAACATGGACCCCCGAATATTAGCCATGGGCGCAGCCGACGTAAGCAGTATCCCCTGGGGCTGGTACTAGCCCCAACAAGAGAACTCGCCACGCAGATCTATGATGAGAGCAAGAAGTTCGCCTACAGGTCGCGCGTACGCCCTTGCGTTGT ATACGGCGGAGCCCACATCGGGGACCAGATGCGAGACCTGGACCGCGGCTGCCACCTGCTGGTGGCCACCCCCGGGCGGTTGCTCGACATGATCGACCGCGGCCGCATAGGGCTCGACTACTGCCGCTACCTGGTGCTCGACGAGGCCGACCGCATGTTGGACATGGGCTTCGAGCTGCAGATCCGGCGCATCGTCGAGAAGGAGACGATGCCGAAGACGGGCGAACGTCAGACCCTCATGTTCTCGGCGACGTTCCCGTCGCCCATCCAGATGCTGGCCCGCGACTTCCTCGATAACTACATCTTCCTGGCGGTGGGCCGCGTCGGCTCCACCTCCGAGAACATCACCCAGAAGGTGGTCTGGGTGGAGGAGCACGACAAGCGCTCCTTCCTGCTCGACTTGTTGAACGCCGCCGACCTGACCCAACCCTCCGCCGAGAGTCTCACTCTCGTCTTCGTCGAGACCAAGAAAGGCGCCGACTCTCTGGAGGAGTTCCTGCACATGGAGGGCTACCCGGTCACTTCGATCCACGGCGACCGCAGCCAGCGCGAGCGAGAGGACGCGTTGCGACAGTTCCGCTCCGGAAACACCCCGATCTTGGTGGCCACGGCGGTGGCGGCGCGCGGCTTGGACATCCCCCACGTCAAGCACGTCATCAACTTCGACTTGCCCTCGGACATCGAAGAGTACGTCCACCGCATAGGGCGTACCGGCCGCATGGGCAACCTGGGCCTGGCCACGTCGTTCTTCAACGACCGTAACAGGAACCTGGCCAGCGGAATGTTGGATCTGTTGATCGAGTCCAAGCAGGAGTTCCCCAGCTGGCTGGAGGGCGTCGCCGCCGACGGCAGGATGCCCAGTTCCGGCCGGCGAGGCGGCAAGAGTCGTTACGGCAGCGGCGGGGGCAGCAGCTTCGGCGGTCGCGACTACAGACAACAGTCCGGAGGCATGTCGAGAAATCAGAGATCTGGCGGCGGATACGGAAACAACGGATTCGGAAATACCGGAG GACACTATGGCGGGATGGACCGCGGCAGCAACTTCGGCGGGAACTACAACTCCAATTCGAACTCCAACAGTCGCGACGACTGGTGGGACAATTAA